A region of Gracilinanus agilis isolate LMUSP501 chromosome 3, AgileGrace, whole genome shotgun sequence DNA encodes the following proteins:
- the LOC123241580 gene encoding WD repeat-containing protein 82-like, translating into MKLTDESLRSFRVAKVFQENSDKINCFDFSPNGQAIISSSDDDSIVLYDCGEGRPKRTLYSKKYGVDLVRYTHAIDTALCSSNKIDDTIRYLSLKYNKYIRYFPGHDKKVVALSMSPADETFISASLDKTIRLWDLRVPNCQGLMYLQGKPICAFDPEGIIFAAGVNSEIVKLYDLRAFDKGPFANFQIQQDKTCEWTGLKFSNDGKRILISTNGSFIHLIDSFRGVVIHSFRGYNNSKAVALESSFTPDSQFIMTGSDNGKIHVWNGESGVKVAVLNGRHTGPITCLQFNPKFMTFASTCSNMVFWLPTIDDS; encoded by the coding sequence ATGAAGCTGACTGACGAGTCCCTGAGGAGTTTCCGGGTAGCCAAGGTATTCCAGGAGAACTCAGACAAGATCAATTGCTTTGACTTTAGTCCCAATGGCCAGGCAATCATCTCTAGCAGTGACGATGACTCCATTGTCCTATATGACTGTGGAGAGGGCCGACCCAAGAGAACTCTGTACAGCAAGAAGTATGGAGTAGATCTTGTCAGATACACTCATGCCATTGATACTGCTTTGTGCAGCTCCAACAAAATAGATGACACTATCCGTTACCTGTCATTGAAATACAATAAATACATCCGATACTTTCCTGGGCATGACAAGAAGGTAGTAGCCTTGTCTATGTCACCAGCTGATGAGACATTTATCTCGGCATCTTTGGATAAAACCATTCGACTTTGGGATCTCCGAGTCCCTAACTGTCAGGGCCTAATGTATCTTCAGGGAAAACCAATTTGTGCTTTTGACCCAGAAGGAATCATTTTTGCTGCTGGGGTAAATTCTGAAATTGTGAAACTGTACGATCTTCGAGCTTTTGATAAGGGGCCATTTGCAAACTTCCAGATACAACAGGACAAGACCTGTGAGTGGACAGGTTTAAAGTTCAGCAATGATGGCAAACGCATTCTCATATCTACCAATGGCAGCTTTATCCATCTGATTGATTCATTTAGGGGAGTAGTGATACATTCCTTCAGAGGATATAACAACAGCAAAGCTGTTGCTTTGGAGTCCTCTTTCACTCCAGATTCTCAGTTTATCATGACTGGCTCTGATAATGGCAAGATTCATGTTTGGAATGGAGAAAGTGGAGTAAAGGTGGCTGTGTTAAATGGGAGGCATACTGGTCCCATAACCTGTTTGCAATTCAACCCCAAATTCATGACCTTTGCCAGTACCTGTTCCAACATGGTGTTCTGGCTGCCCACCATTGATGACTCATAA